TCTGGGTTTATCCCTTGTTCACAAAGCCGCACACAAATAGACAACGTCTCCATATCCAAGCCAGTGTTTAATATTCTTGAAATCTCAAACAgaactgcaacagaaaaaactgaaagcacTTTAGTTGCTACAGACTATGAAATTTCAATGATCAAGATTGTTCTTCATCAGCATTTAGATTCTACAGTACTTCTACACTGCAAATATGACAGATGTCCATCGCTGTTTGAACttcaacaatattttttttcaactttccAGGAAATTTATTACTGGCTAATGggttttgaaaaattaaaagaaaagtaagttAAGAA
The nucleotide sequence above comes from Ficedula albicollis isolate OC2 unplaced genomic scaffold, FicAlb1.5 N03337, whole genome shotgun sequence. Encoded proteins:
- the LOC107604533 gene encoding mitotic-spindle organizing protein 1-like — encoded protein: SVATKVLSVFSVAVLFEISRILNTGLDMETLSICVRLCEQGINPEALSSVIKELRKATEALK